One genomic segment of Chitinophaga sancti includes these proteins:
- a CDS encoding SRPBCC domain-containing protein, with protein MSNHVIVIEETFNAPVEKVWEALTDKDKMKQWYFNLDDFKAEKGFQFSFPGQGHKGEQYIHLCEVTIAEPLRKLQYSWQYKDYEGYSTVTFELFDEGDQTRLKLTHEGLDSFPQHPDFAVDSFRGGWTHLMTISLKDYLNKLS; from the coding sequence ATGAGCAACCATGTTATTGTAATTGAAGAGACATTCAATGCACCTGTGGAAAAGGTGTGGGAGGCACTTACAGATAAGGATAAGATGAAACAGTGGTATTTCAACCTGGATGATTTTAAAGCAGAGAAAGGATTTCAATTTAGTTTTCCGGGACAGGGGCATAAGGGTGAGCAATACATTCATCTTTGCGAAGTAACGATTGCAGAGCCGCTACGGAAATTACAATATAGTTGGCAATACAAGGATTATGAAGGTTACTCTACTGTGACGTTTGAACTATTTGATGAAGGCGATCAAACAAGATTAAAATTGACGCACGAAGGATTGGATAGCTTCCCGCAGCATCCTGATTTCGCTGTAGACAGCTTCAGAGGCGGATGGACACATCTCATGACCATCTCTTTGAAAGATTATCTGAACAAGTTAAGTTAA
- a CDS encoding metalloregulator ArsR/SmtB family transcription factor, translated as MEARRDVFQAIADPTRREIIHLISREPRHLNAIAENFDVSRQAISLHIKILVECGLIEIRQQGRERYCAARLEKLEEVQEWIRQYESFWKHKMQALKSFLEDNSSPRKSKKK; from the coding sequence ATGGAAGCCAGAAGAGATGTGTTTCAGGCAATAGCAGACCCTACCAGACGGGAAATCATTCACCTGATATCCCGCGAGCCCCGTCATCTCAACGCGATTGCGGAGAACTTTGATGTGAGCAGGCAAGCTATTTCCCTGCATATAAAGATCTTAGTAGAATGTGGTTTGATTGAGATCAGACAGCAGGGCCGGGAGCGGTATTGCGCTGCCCGGTTGGAGAAATTAGAAGAAGTACAGGAATGGATCCGTCAATATGAATCGTTCTGGAAACACAAGATGCAGGCATTAAAAAGCTTTCTTGAAGACAATTCATCACCCCGTAAATCCAAAAAGAAATGA